In Nocardioides cavernae, a single genomic region encodes these proteins:
- a CDS encoding MFS transporter, whose translation MSDVATSRTSRTTAGGVLAATCISTLVVNANTSAVSILLPAISEDTGMGVDTLQWAVTGYSLVGAAVIITSGSLGDVLGRKKVFQLGLALFVVSCVLIALAESGGMVIAGRVIQGAAGATILACGLSLLTVATSGDQRLKFVSLWGAAAAVGAAAGPLLGGVLVDVTGWQGLFWIDAGVAVACMALTFATVQESRDEARPRSIDYLGTVLIALTLAPLIYGFTKSGDWGWISAATLGCFAASVVAGFLFIRTEQRVAVPLLDLALLRNRILVGSTLAILIGAGTINGLMYLLSLYFQNPAALGFSPLEAGIATLPATVGLVVVAPLVPRLANKLGGRQVIGVGFILMAVGFAWIGFTDSTWAYAAFLLPVLAIAVGMGLSNGPASSAATASVPQEQVGGASGVSNMARYVGAAVATALCATIYATVQTNQLDDGASAGDALASGLAAASWLMTVISALGILLALVAIRRHKATEGTARDAAAAAAAHLHTIPTTASGSGS comes from the coding sequence ATGAGTGACGTGGCCACAAGCAGGACCAGCAGGACCACGGCTGGCGGGGTGCTCGCAGCCACCTGCATCTCCACCCTGGTGGTGAACGCGAACACCTCGGCGGTGAGCATCCTGCTGCCTGCGATCAGCGAGGACACCGGCATGGGTGTCGACACGCTGCAGTGGGCCGTGACCGGCTACTCGCTCGTCGGTGCCGCAGTGATCATCACGTCCGGCTCGCTGGGTGACGTGCTCGGGCGCAAGAAGGTCTTCCAGCTCGGCCTGGCGCTCTTCGTGGTCTCGTGCGTGCTGATCGCGCTGGCCGAGTCCGGCGGGATGGTGATCGCAGGGCGGGTGATCCAGGGTGCGGCCGGAGCCACGATCCTGGCCTGCGGCCTGAGCCTCCTGACGGTCGCGACGTCAGGGGACCAACGGTTGAAGTTCGTGTCCCTGTGGGGCGCCGCCGCCGCGGTCGGCGCGGCCGCAGGTCCCCTGCTCGGCGGCGTCCTCGTGGACGTCACCGGTTGGCAGGGCCTCTTCTGGATCGACGCCGGTGTCGCCGTCGCCTGCATGGCGCTGACCTTCGCGACGGTCCAGGAGTCCCGCGACGAGGCGCGGCCACGCTCGATCGACTACCTCGGCACCGTGCTGATCGCGCTCACGCTCGCACCGCTGATCTACGGCTTCACCAAGAGCGGCGACTGGGGCTGGATCTCCGCCGCGACGCTCGGCTGCTTCGCCGCCTCGGTCGTCGCCGGCTTCCTCTTCATCCGGACCGAGCAGCGCGTCGCGGTGCCGCTGCTCGACCTCGCGCTGCTGCGCAACCGGATCCTGGTCGGCTCGACCCTGGCGATCCTCATCGGCGCCGGCACGATCAACGGGCTGATGTACCTGTTGAGCCTCTACTTCCAGAACCCCGCGGCGCTCGGCTTCAGCCCGCTCGAGGCCGGCATCGCGACCCTGCCGGCGACCGTCGGCCTCGTGGTGGTCGCCCCACTCGTGCCCAGGCTGGCCAACAAGCTGGGCGGCCGTCAGGTGATCGGCGTCGGCTTCATCCTGATGGCGGTCGGCTTCGCGTGGATCGGCTTCACCGACTCGACGTGGGCGTACGCCGCCTTCCTGCTCCCCGTGCTGGCGATCGCCGTCGGCATGGGTCTCTCCAACGGGCCCGCGTCGTCCGCAGCGACCGCGTCGGTGCCGCAGGAGCAGGTCGGCGGGGCCTCGGGGGTCTCCAACATGGCGCGGTACGTCGGCGCGGCGGTCGCGACCGCCCTGTGCGCCACGATCTACGCCACCGTCCAGACCAACCAGCTCGACGACGGCGCCAGCGCGGGCGACGCCCTGGCCTCCGGCCTGGCCGCAGCCTCCTGGCTGATGACGGTGATCAGTGCGCTCGGCATCCTCCTCGCCCTGGTCGCGATCCGCCGGCACAAGGCCACCGAGGGCACCGCTCGGGACGCCGCCGCCGCGGCAGCGGCGCACCTGCACACCATCCCGACCACGGCCTCGGGGAGCGGGTCATGA
- a CDS encoding two pore domain potassium channel family protein produces the protein MSQPGVVASRRQVWAQGLIVLSRVVVTVSLLFATYFLIPTRQADGFEIWWLVLQLCVFVAIVGAQVPAIIRSRHPVLRAIEALAVLVPVYLLIFARIYLANSENDPAGFSRTLDHVTALYFTVTVFATVGFGDIVASSESMMLLVTAQMLLNLVVLGLGIRLLTSAARRGIARRGGQADIGDRDHPVV, from the coding sequence ATGAGCCAGCCCGGGGTCGTGGCTTCCCGACGACAGGTCTGGGCGCAGGGACTGATCGTGCTGAGCCGGGTGGTGGTGACGGTGTCGCTGCTGTTCGCGACGTACTTCCTGATCCCGACGAGGCAGGCCGACGGATTCGAGATCTGGTGGCTGGTCCTGCAGCTGTGCGTCTTCGTCGCCATCGTCGGCGCGCAGGTCCCGGCGATCATCCGGTCCCGGCATCCCGTCCTGCGCGCGATCGAGGCCCTCGCAGTGCTGGTCCCGGTGTACCTGCTGATCTTCGCGCGGATCTACCTGGCGAACTCGGAGAACGACCCGGCGGGCTTCTCCCGCACCCTCGACCACGTCACGGCGCTGTACTTCACGGTCACGGTCTTCGCGACGGTCGGATTCGGGGACATCGTCGCGTCCAGCGAGAGCATGATGTTGTTGGTGACCGCGCAGATGCTCCTCAACCTCGTGGTGCTCGGGTTGGGGATCAGGCTGCTCACCTCGGCGGCGCGACGCGGCATCGCTCGTCGCGGGGGCCAGGCCGACATCGGGGATCGGGACCACCCCGTCGTCTGA
- a CDS encoding DUF1269 domain-containing protein, translating to MTALTVWRYDTPFGAEAAAVRLKRLEERKVLTVHDAITIAWMPQAREPVIGHLKHPTAASAGKGSVLGGLVGMLVLAPVAGAALGAGVASVSARLRKSGIDEQFVKELGAQLTPGSSALLVLSSDGDLDEVRPAMERELKRGDVVLLHAELSADAPAAIVEAMDELRRDGGTAGT from the coding sequence ATGACGGCCCTGACGGTCTGGCGCTACGACACCCCCTTCGGGGCCGAGGCCGCGGCCGTGCGCCTGAAGCGGCTCGAGGAGCGCAAGGTCCTCACCGTCCACGACGCGATCACGATCGCGTGGATGCCGCAGGCACGGGAGCCGGTGATCGGGCACCTGAAGCACCCGACGGCCGCGAGCGCCGGCAAGGGATCGGTGCTGGGCGGTCTGGTGGGCATGCTCGTGCTGGCGCCGGTGGCCGGGGCCGCGCTCGGAGCCGGCGTCGCGTCCGTCTCGGCGCGACTGCGCAAGTCAGGGATCGACGAGCAGTTCGTCAAGGAGCTGGGCGCACAGCTGACCCCGGGCTCGTCCGCCCTCCTCGTGCTGTCGAGCGACGGGGACCTCGACGAGGTGCGACCCGCGATGGAGCGGGAGCTCAAGAGAGGGGACGTCGTGCTGCTGCACGCCGAGCTGTCGGCGGACGCACCGGCGGCCATCGTCGAGGCGATGGACGAGCTCCGGCGCGACGGTGGCACGGCGGGGACCTGA
- a CDS encoding aminopeptidase P family protein, which yields MSAVPFTRDDYAARMARVVADGGAAGVDGLLVTPGPDLVWLTGYQPTAITERLTLLVLTTDREPTLLVPTLERPDAERADGTAATTVVDWLDGADPYTAASTLLRPDGRYAISDGAWAMHLLALQTGLPHTTYDSMTTRLPMLRAVKDANELGRLEAAGAAADATYEQILGVRFSGRKETDVAADLAELLREHGHEQVDFTVVGSGPNGANPHHEAGDRTIEVGDCVVLDFGGLMFGYGSDTSRTVCVGEPSDDIREVHEVVRLAQQAGVDAVRPGVACQEVDRAARAVITDAGYGEQFIHRTGHGIGTTTHEPPYMIEGEEQPLVPGMCFSVEPGIYLAGRFGVRIEDIVTVTDTAGRRLNNTDRALQIVG from the coding sequence ATGAGCGCGGTGCCCTTCACGCGGGACGACTACGCCGCGCGGATGGCACGGGTCGTGGCCGACGGTGGGGCCGCCGGCGTCGACGGTCTGCTGGTGACGCCCGGCCCGGACCTGGTGTGGCTGACCGGCTACCAACCGACCGCGATCACCGAACGGTTGACGCTGCTCGTCCTCACCACCGACCGCGAGCCGACCCTGCTCGTGCCGACCCTGGAGCGGCCGGACGCCGAGCGCGCCGACGGCACCGCCGCCACCACCGTCGTCGACTGGCTCGACGGCGCCGACCCGTACACCGCGGCGAGCACGCTGCTGCGTCCCGACGGTCGCTACGCGATCTCCGACGGCGCGTGGGCCATGCACCTGCTGGCTCTCCAGACAGGGCTGCCGCACACGACGTACGACTCGATGACGACGCGGCTGCCGATGCTCCGCGCCGTCAAGGACGCCAACGAGCTCGGACGGCTCGAGGCGGCGGGCGCAGCCGCAGACGCGACGTACGAGCAGATCCTGGGCGTGCGGTTCTCGGGGCGGAAGGAGACCGACGTGGCCGCCGACCTCGCCGAGCTGCTGCGCGAGCACGGTCACGAGCAGGTCGACTTCACGGTCGTCGGGTCGGGACCCAACGGCGCCAACCCGCACCACGAGGCCGGCGACCGGACGATCGAGGTCGGCGACTGCGTGGTGCTCGACTTCGGTGGCCTGATGTTCGGCTACGGGTCGGACACCAGCCGCACCGTCTGCGTCGGCGAGCCGTCCGACGACATCCGCGAGGTGCACGAGGTCGTGCGGCTCGCCCAGCAGGCCGGCGTCGACGCCGTCCGGCCCGGCGTCGCGTGCCAGGAGGTCGACCGGGCGGCTCGCGCGGTGATCACGGACGCGGGGTACGGCGAGCAGTTCATCCACCGCACCGGCCACGGCATCGGCACCACGACGCACGAGCCGCCGTACATGATCGAGGGCGAGGAGCAGCCGCTGGTCCCGGGCATGTGCTTCTCGGTGGAGCCCGGCATCTACCTCGCCGGCCGGTTCGGGGTGCGCATCGAGGACATCGTCACGGTCACCGACACCGCTGGGCGGCGCCTCAACAACACGGATCGCGCGCTGCAGATCGTCGGATGA
- a CDS encoding class II glutamine amidotransferase, whose product MLLADLLFAQENSLVVQSRHSRLGVEAVNGDGFGVGWYGAQEEPGIYHSTEPAWSDRNLREISGHASAGRVFAHIRATTGSPVQQTNCHPFRHGRWLWMHNGAIADFTLVKRDLTLEVEPALFPHIEGSTDSELFFFLALTYGLEQDPPAAVARAVGFIEETGRRHGVEHPIQMTVATTDGETTWAFRYSSEGKSRSLFHNTDVSTLRLQHPDNPTLQRVSDDARLVVSEPLGSLKGAWREVPESSCLVIRGGQEQMHPFSPSPAPSPSSATATS is encoded by the coding sequence GTGCTCCTCGCAGACCTGCTCTTCGCCCAGGAGAACTCGCTCGTGGTGCAGAGCAGGCACTCGCGGCTCGGGGTCGAGGCCGTGAACGGCGACGGCTTCGGGGTCGGCTGGTACGGCGCCCAGGAGGAGCCGGGCATCTACCACAGCACCGAGCCCGCGTGGAGCGATCGCAACCTGCGCGAGATCTCGGGCCACGCGTCCGCGGGTCGGGTGTTCGCGCACATCCGGGCGACGACCGGCTCGCCCGTGCAGCAGACCAACTGCCACCCCTTCCGGCACGGTCGCTGGCTCTGGATGCACAACGGGGCGATCGCGGACTTCACCTTGGTCAAGCGCGACCTGACGCTGGAGGTGGAGCCCGCGCTGTTCCCCCACATCGAGGGGTCGACGGACTCGGAGCTCTTCTTCTTCCTCGCCCTCACCTACGGGCTCGAGCAGGACCCGCCCGCCGCGGTGGCCCGGGCGGTCGGCTTCATCGAGGAGACGGGACGTCGGCACGGCGTCGAGCACCCGATCCAGATGACGGTCGCCACCACCGACGGCGAGACCACCTGGGCGTTCCGCTACTCCAGCGAGGGCAAGTCCCGGTCGCTGTTCCACAACACCGACGTCAGCACCCTCCGGCTCCAGCACCCCGACAACCCCACCCTCCAGCGCGTGTCCGACGACGCACGCCTCGTGGTGTCCGAGCCGCTGGGGAGCCTGAAGGGCGCCTGGCGCGAGGTGCCGGAGTCGAGCTGCCTCGTCATCCGGGGCGGGCAGGAGCAGATGCACCCCTTCTCGCCGTCCCCCGCCCCGTCGCCGAGCTCGGCCACAGCGACCTCGTGA
- a CDS encoding peptide ligase PGM1-related protein, with protein sequence MASLESPASLDLARALAAHRPGSRVAHTVVVLPSYSVEHKLLAHFGPRIPALEHRQLLSMLVLARLPQAEMIFVTADRPTPRAIAYYLSFVDPELRDGVRARFHVVEVPDDTPRSVTAKLLDRPDLLATIRSMTRGRLAFIEPWNVTHLETEVALRLGLPLNGTPASLWPLGFKSNGRRIMREAGVPLAPGREDVRSVDDVVAAVDSVRQERPDALGAVVKLDDSATGLGNRVFRFADVPGPTLLRAAVESLGPEYLSDLASGAVVEELLTGEELASPSVQGDITPGGGVDVISTHEQLHDGTHRQAYAGCRFPATRDYRSDLAAYGASVGRLLADRGAMGRFGVDFAATRTSSSRWRLHGLEINLRKSGTTHPLSLLHNLTSGRYDGVAGTWTLEDGSRRCYSATDNLADPAWRGRSESEVIEAVDRAGLTFDRRRGVGAVLHMLNGLASGGVVGLTTIGRSVDHAQRLHDTAVAAIRAGPGPPGPAGATRSALPRSMHDERIDA encoded by the coding sequence ATGGCATCCCTGGAATCGCCGGCGTCGCTCGACCTGGCCCGGGCCCTGGCCGCGCACCGACCCGGTTCGAGGGTGGCCCACACAGTCGTGGTCCTCCCGTCCTACAGCGTCGAGCACAAGCTGCTGGCGCACTTCGGGCCGCGCATCCCGGCGCTGGAGCACCGACAGCTGCTCTCGATGCTGGTGCTCGCCCGACTCCCGCAGGCCGAGATGATCTTCGTGACGGCCGATCGCCCCACCCCGCGGGCCATCGCGTACTACCTCTCGTTCGTCGATCCGGAGCTCCGTGACGGAGTACGCGCGCGGTTCCACGTGGTGGAGGTCCCTGACGACACCCCGCGCTCGGTCACCGCCAAGCTCCTGGACCGACCGGACCTCCTCGCCACCATCCGGTCGATGACCCGCGGCCGCCTGGCGTTCATCGAGCCGTGGAACGTGACCCACCTGGAGACGGAGGTCGCGCTGCGGCTCGGGCTGCCGCTCAACGGCACGCCGGCGAGCCTGTGGCCGCTGGGGTTCAAGAGCAACGGCCGCCGGATCATGCGCGAGGCCGGCGTGCCGCTCGCTCCGGGTCGCGAGGACGTCCGCAGCGTCGACGACGTCGTCGCCGCCGTCGACTCCGTCCGGCAGGAGCGCCCCGACGCCCTCGGGGCGGTGGTCAAGCTGGACGACAGTGCGACGGGACTCGGCAACCGCGTGTTCCGGTTCGCGGACGTCCCCGGCCCGACACTGCTCCGTGCGGCCGTCGAGTCCCTGGGACCGGAGTACCTCTCCGACCTCGCCTCCGGAGCCGTCGTCGAGGAGCTCCTGACGGGGGAGGAGCTCGCCAGCCCGAGCGTGCAGGGCGACATCACGCCGGGAGGTGGCGTGGACGTCATCTCGACGCACGAACAGCTCCACGACGGCACGCACCGACAGGCCTACGCGGGGTGCCGGTTCCCCGCGACGCGTGACTACCGCAGCGACCTCGCGGCGTACGGCGCCTCCGTCGGCCGGCTGCTGGCGGACCGGGGCGCCATGGGCCGGTTCGGCGTCGACTTCGCCGCGACCCGTACGTCGTCCTCGCGGTGGCGCCTCCACGGTCTCGAGATCAACCTGCGCAAGAGTGGCACCACGCACCCGCTCTCGCTGCTCCACAACCTGACGTCCGGCCGCTACGACGGCGTCGCCGGCACCTGGACCCTCGAGGACGGATCCCGACGCTGCTACTCCGCGACGGACAACCTCGCCGACCCGGCCTGGCGCGGGCGCTCGGAGAGCGAGGTCATCGAGGCCGTCGATCGTGCGGGTCTGACCTTCGACCGGCGCCGAGGCGTCGGTGCCGTCCTCCACATGCTCAACGGCCTGGCGTCCGGCGGCGTGGTGGGACTGACGACGATCGGCCGCTCGGTCGACCACGCGCAGCGGCTCCACGACACAGCGGTCGCGGCGATCAGGGCAGGACCAGGACCACCGGGTCCGGCCGGCGCCACGAGAAGCGCGTTGCCCCGCAGCATGCATGACGAGAGGATCGACGCGTGA
- a CDS encoding DUF7144 family membrane protein produces the protein MTSDATRSHRQEADDAPASPLWTGMLGFASIMLLLLGGFHVLGGFIALLENRVYDVDASELLLFRSYAGWGIAHMAIGTAAFLTGVALFYRRPWSRIATIVIASVSAVTNLAFLSAAPVWYGLQILLDVLVIYAVTVHFDDERD, from the coding sequence ATGACGAGTGACGCCACCCGGTCGCACCGCCAGGAGGCGGACGATGCACCAGCCTCGCCCCTGTGGACCGGCATGCTGGGCTTCGCGTCCATCATGCTGCTGCTGCTGGGCGGCTTCCACGTCCTGGGCGGGTTCATCGCCCTCCTGGAGAACCGGGTGTACGACGTCGACGCGTCGGAGCTGCTCCTGTTCCGGAGCTACGCCGGATGGGGCATCGCCCACATGGCGATCGGCACGGCGGCGTTCCTCACCGGGGTCGCCCTGTTCTACCGCAGGCCCTGGAGCCGGATCGCGACCATCGTGATCGCGTCCGTCAGCGCCGTGACGAACCTGGCGTTCCTCTCGGCTGCCCCCGTCTGGTACGGGCTCCAGATCCTCCTCGACGTCCTCGTCATCTACGCCGTCACCGTCCACTTCGACGACGAGCGCGACTAG
- a CDS encoding DUF6325 family protein, translating to MSNDLDQETGDDLDLMGPIDYIVVEFPGSRMTGEGFPILLDLVERGLIRILDLAFVTKDPDGSIHAIDISDVDGDGELDLTVFEGASSGLLDEEDLDEAGTALEAGSSAGILVYENVWAAPFARAVRQGGGQLVASGRIPVQAMLAAVDAADAAASSV from the coding sequence ATGTCCAACGACCTCGACCAGGAGACCGGTGACGACCTCGACCTGATGGGTCCGATCGACTACATCGTGGTCGAGTTCCCGGGCAGCAGGATGACGGGGGAGGGCTTCCCGATCCTGCTCGACCTCGTCGAGCGCGGGCTCATCCGCATCCTGGACCTCGCCTTCGTCACCAAGGACCCGGACGGGTCCATCCACGCGATCGACATCAGCGACGTCGACGGCGACGGGGAGCTTGACCTGACGGTCTTCGAGGGCGCCTCGTCGGGACTGCTCGACGAAGAGGACCTGGACGAGGCGGGCACCGCGCTCGAAGCGGGCAGCTCCGCGGGCATCCTCGTCTACGAGAACGTCTGGGCCGCGCCCTTCGCTCGCGCGGTGCGCCAGGGGGGCGGTCAGCTGGTCGCCAGCGGGCGCATCCCCGTCCAGGCCATGCTGGCCGCTGTCGATGCGGCCGACGCCGCCGCCTCCTCGGTCTGA
- a CDS encoding SpoIIE family protein phosphatase: MTDDDLPPPTSRTVLDAESDRLAWRLAVEAAGVGAFVWDLVTGDLRWDDRLLELFGLDEESFGGTIEAFNRCVHPDDVGRVSDALQRAIATCGDYDAEYRVVLPDGSLRWIEARGHAFADQPDGPPVRLVGAAYDTTEVREGEARVGRVLESMSSAFFQLDREWRFTYVNSEAERLLGATRVHLIGASIWESFPAAVGSSFEEHYRGAVASGEPVTFEAWYPPPLDAWYEVRAWPSPEGLAVYFVDITARRDAQEALDRSAHRLALLASVSEALTATLDPTEGVSRLATRLVPELADWCLVTLVEDPHATDWRRGLRDVGWSHRDPAMEDVLRDYAARRLRAMTDSSYLAQAIREMTPVLMESSASEAVAAVLEPGTARDLLRRLAPFSAAVVPLRARGRTVGVVSAFRDIHRTPFTTDDVALLEDIGARAALALDNARLYESQRDVSEALQRSMLTAPPQRRGLQVATRYTPAGEAARIGGDWYDAFLQGDAATRTPDIVVVVGDVVGHDVEAAAAMGQVRGLLRGIAVHSGDAPAAILSGLDTVMQSLQLETTATAVVARFEEVGPGGDGSAQVLLRWSHAGHPPALLVDHDGIVTRLADADANDLLLGFDPAAARHEGAVALEAGATLVLYTDGLVERRDRDIEDGIEALERLLAEVAPETSDLDHLCDRLLSGMAREEQEDDVALLVVRWAPDGP, encoded by the coding sequence GTGACCGACGACGACCTCCCGCCGCCGACCTCGCGGACCGTCCTCGACGCGGAGAGCGACCGCCTCGCGTGGCGGCTCGCCGTCGAGGCCGCCGGCGTCGGTGCGTTCGTCTGGGACCTCGTCACCGGCGACCTCCGCTGGGACGATCGGCTCCTCGAGCTGTTCGGCCTCGACGAGGAGAGCTTCGGCGGGACCATCGAGGCCTTCAACCGCTGCGTGCACCCCGACGACGTCGGCCGCGTCTCGGACGCGCTGCAGCGCGCCATCGCGACGTGCGGTGACTACGACGCGGAGTACCGCGTGGTCCTGCCCGACGGGTCCCTGCGGTGGATCGAGGCGCGCGGCCACGCCTTCGCCGACCAGCCCGACGGCCCACCCGTACGCCTGGTCGGGGCGGCGTACGACACCACCGAGGTGCGCGAGGGCGAGGCCCGCGTGGGCCGCGTGCTCGAGTCGATGTCGTCCGCGTTCTTCCAGCTCGACCGGGAGTGGCGCTTCACCTACGTCAACTCCGAGGCCGAGCGGCTGCTGGGCGCGACGCGCGTCCACCTGATCGGCGCCAGCATCTGGGAGTCGTTCCCCGCGGCCGTGGGCAGCTCCTTCGAGGAGCACTACCGCGGCGCCGTCGCGTCGGGCGAGCCGGTGACCTTCGAGGCCTGGTACCCGCCACCGCTGGACGCCTGGTACGAGGTGCGTGCCTGGCCCTCCCCCGAGGGCCTCGCCGTCTACTTCGTCGACATCACGGCCCGGCGCGACGCCCAGGAGGCGCTGGACCGCTCCGCGCACCGCCTCGCGCTGCTGGCGTCGGTGTCAGAAGCCCTCACCGCGACGCTCGACCCCACCGAGGGCGTCAGCCGGCTGGCCACCCGTCTGGTGCCCGAGCTCGCCGACTGGTGCCTGGTGACCCTCGTCGAGGACCCGCACGCCACCGACTGGCGACGCGGGCTGCGCGACGTCGGCTGGTCGCACCGCGACCCCGCCATGGAGGACGTCCTGCGCGACTACGCCGCCCGACGGCTGCGCGCGATGACCGACAGCTCCTACCTCGCCCAGGCGATCCGGGAGATGACGCCGGTGCTGATGGAGTCCTCTGCGTCCGAGGCCGTGGCGGCGGTGCTCGAGCCCGGCACGGCCCGCGACCTGCTGCGCCGCCTGGCGCCGTTCTCGGCCGCGGTCGTCCCGCTGCGGGCCCGCGGCCGGACGGTCGGCGTGGTCAGCGCCTTCCGCGACATCCACCGCACCCCGTTCACCACCGACGACGTCGCCCTCCTCGAGGACATCGGCGCCCGCGCGGCGCTGGCGCTCGACAACGCCCGCCTCTACGAGTCGCAGCGCGACGTCTCCGAGGCCCTGCAGCGCAGCATGCTCACCGCGCCGCCGCAGCGCCGGGGACTGCAGGTCGCGACCCGTTACACACCCGCCGGCGAGGCCGCCCGCATCGGCGGCGACTGGTACGACGCCTTCCTGCAGGGCGACGCCGCGACCCGGACACCCGACATCGTGGTCGTCGTCGGCGACGTCGTCGGCCACGACGTGGAGGCGGCCGCCGCGATGGGGCAGGTGCGCGGCCTGCTGCGCGGCATCGCCGTGCACAGCGGCGACGCGCCCGCCGCGATCCTGTCCGGCCTCGACACGGTCATGCAGTCGCTGCAGCTCGAGACCACCGCCACCGCGGTCGTGGCCCGCTTCGAGGAGGTCGGCCCGGGAGGCGACGGCTCGGCCCAGGTCCTGCTGCGCTGGTCCCACGCCGGGCACCCGCCGGCGCTGCTCGTCGACCACGACGGGATCGTGACCCGGCTCGCGGACGCAGACGCCAACGACCTGCTGCTCGGCTTCGACCCCGCAGCCGCCCGCCACGAGGGTGCGGTGGCGCTGGAGGCCGGCGCCACCCTCGTGCTCTACACCGACGGGCTCGTCGAGCGCCGTGACCGCGACATCGAGGACGGCATCGAGGCGCTGGAGCGCCTGCTCGCCGAGGTGGCTCCCGAGACGTCCGACCTCGACCACCTCTGTGACCGGCTGCTGAGCGGGATGGCGCGCGAGGAGCAGGAGGACGACGTCGCCCTGCTCGTCGTCCGCTGGGCTCCCGACGGCCCCTGA
- a CDS encoding SHOCT domain-containing protein, with amino-acid sequence MPGLIRGVARTAAIAGTATAVSNRVSRRQAGRWAAQEQQQYAQEPPPQQYAPPPPPPAQTGMDDKLAQLKELGELKTAGVLSDLEFEQQKARILAG; translated from the coding sequence ATGCCAGGTCTCATCCGCGGTGTCGCACGCACCGCCGCCATCGCCGGCACCGCCACGGCTGTGTCCAACCGGGTCTCGCGCCGACAGGCGGGCAGGTGGGCAGCCCAGGAGCAGCAGCAGTACGCCCAGGAGCCGCCGCCGCAGCAGTACGCGCCGCCGCCGCCGCCCCCTGCCCAGACCGGCATGGACGACAAGCTGGCGCAGCTCAAGGAGCTCGGTGAGCTGAAGACGGCCGGTGTGCTGAGCGACCTCGAGTTCGAGCAGCAGAAGGCCCGCATCCTCGCGGGTTGA
- a CDS encoding MBL fold metallo-hydrolase, translated as MTITVTWLGHATVVVDMDGVRIVSDPLLRRHNGILRRRGGATPEGEAWSGADAVLLSHLHHDHAEVASLKMLDGVPVLTAPENAVWVVKKGLAGRGLGEGEWAPVGDAGDVAVRLVPAVHHSRPMPHRPNAANGHLVRGPSGVVWLAGDTDLYPEMASHPELAGSPVDVAVVPVGGWGPRLSPGHMGPKQAATACRLVAARSALPVHWQTLHVPVGGRFPRGWMDLAGPRFVEALAHDAPSCRPLVLDIGSSATLP; from the coding sequence GTGACCATCACCGTCACCTGGCTCGGGCACGCCACCGTGGTGGTCGACATGGACGGTGTCCGGATCGTGTCTGACCCCCTGCTGCGGCGGCACAACGGCATCCTGCGGCGCCGTGGCGGAGCCACCCCGGAGGGCGAGGCCTGGTCCGGCGCGGACGCCGTCCTGCTCTCCCACCTCCACCACGACCACGCCGAGGTCGCGTCCTTGAAGATGCTCGACGGGGTGCCGGTGCTCACGGCACCGGAGAACGCCGTCTGGGTGGTGAAGAAGGGCCTGGCCGGGCGTGGGCTCGGCGAGGGGGAGTGGGCGCCCGTCGGCGACGCCGGCGACGTGGCGGTACGGCTGGTCCCCGCCGTGCACCACTCCCGACCGATGCCGCACCGACCCAACGCGGCGAACGGGCACCTCGTCCGAGGTCCCTCGGGAGTCGTCTGGCTCGCGGGTGACACCGACCTCTACCCGGAGATGGCGAGCCATCCGGAGCTGGCCGGGTCCCCGGTCGACGTGGCCGTCGTCCCGGTCGGGGGGTGGGGTCCGCGCCTCTCCCCGGGGCACATGGGGCCGAAGCAGGCGGCAACGGCCTGCCGGCTCGTGGCTGCCCGCTCCGCGCTGCCGGTGCACTGGCAGACCCTGCACGTCCCGGTCGGCGGGCGGTTCCCGCGCGGCTGGATGGACCTCGCGGGTCCGCGGTTCGTGGAGGCGCTGGCCCACGACGCGCCGTCCTGCCGGCCGCTCGTGCTGGACATCGGGTCGTCGGCCACCCTGCCCTGA